The Halococcus agarilyticus genome includes a region encoding these proteins:
- the gcvPB gene encoding aminomethyl-transferring glycine dehydrogenase subunit GcvPB — protein sequence MKFDQARWTRETPEEGGEVYEPLLAEKSSRAVETDDAPLPDDLTRDGIELPDPAEPELARHYTRLSQMNYGVENGPFPLGSCTMKYNPAFTEDVAALPAAATHPDRSTDSVQGNLELRHRLADSLARIGGMDAVTLQPPAGAAGEFTGILIAKAYHEQRGNDRNEIIIPESAHGTNFASAALAGYGVVSLPSADDGRVDVDALEAAVSDDTAALMLTNPNTLGLFERDIEAIADIVHDSGGLLYYDGANLNALLGRARPGDMGFDVMHYNVHKTFATPHGGGGPGAGPVGVVEELAPYLPTPQVRETDADEPDDGEAASDDASYERFEPEHSIGKVHGFAGNWLVLVKTYAYIARLGNPGLRDTSAKAVLNANYLASQIDYDIPFEPFHHEFVASADRDAADVAKRMLDYGVHPPTTKWPEIVDEALMTEPTEAESRAALDHLARAFDRAAADDDEALETAPERTAARRIDQADAARNPRLSWHALDDE from the coding sequence ATGAAGTTCGATCAAGCCCGCTGGACGCGCGAGACCCCCGAGGAAGGCGGCGAGGTCTACGAGCCGCTGCTCGCCGAGAAGAGTTCGCGAGCGGTCGAGACCGACGACGCGCCGCTGCCCGACGATCTCACACGGGATGGAATCGAACTCCCCGATCCCGCCGAGCCGGAGCTCGCGCGCCACTACACCCGACTGTCCCAGATGAACTACGGCGTCGAGAACGGTCCGTTCCCGCTCGGGAGCTGTACGATGAAGTACAACCCGGCGTTCACCGAGGACGTGGCGGCGCTTCCCGCAGCCGCCACCCACCCCGACCGATCGACCGACAGCGTCCAGGGCAACCTCGAACTCCGCCATCGACTCGCCGACTCCCTCGCGCGGATCGGCGGGATGGACGCAGTCACCCTCCAGCCGCCCGCCGGGGCCGCCGGGGAGTTCACGGGCATCCTGATCGCGAAGGCCTACCACGAGCAAAGGGGCAACGACCGCAACGAGATCATCATTCCTGAGAGTGCCCATGGAACGAACTTCGCGAGCGCGGCGCTTGCGGGTTACGGGGTGGTCTCGCTCCCGAGCGCCGACGACGGTCGGGTGGACGTCGACGCGCTCGAAGCCGCGGTGAGCGACGACACGGCGGCGCTGATGCTCACCAATCCCAACACGCTCGGACTGTTCGAGCGCGACATCGAGGCAATCGCCGACATCGTCCACGATTCCGGCGGATTGCTCTACTACGACGGCGCGAACCTCAACGCACTCCTCGGCCGTGCCCGGCCAGGAGACATGGGCTTCGACGTGATGCACTACAACGTCCACAAGACGTTCGCGACGCCCCACGGCGGCGGCGGCCCGGGTGCGGGTCCGGTCGGCGTGGTCGAAGAACTCGCGCCGTACCTCCCGACGCCTCAGGTCAGGGAGACCGATGCCGACGAACCTGACGACGGGGAGGCGGCGAGCGACGACGCGAGCTACGAGCGGTTCGAACCCGAGCACTCGATCGGCAAGGTCCACGGGTTCGCGGGCAACTGGCTCGTCCTCGTCAAGACTTACGCGTACATCGCGCGGCTCGGCAATCCTGGACTGAGGGACACGAGCGCGAAGGCCGTGCTGAACGCGAACTACCTCGCCAGCCAGATCGACTACGACATCCCCTTCGAGCCGTTCCACCACGAGTTCGTCGCGAGCGCCGACCGCGACGCGGCCGACGTCGCGAAGCGAATGCTCGACTACGGGGTGCATCCGCCGACCACGAAGTGGCCCGAGATCGTCGACGAGGCGCTGATGACCGAACCCACCGAGGCCGAGAGCCGTGCCGCACTCGACCACCTCGCGCGGGCGTTCGACCGGGCCGCGGCCGACGACGACGAAGCCCTCGAAACCGCCCCGGAACGAACGGCGGCGCGCCGGATCGATCAGGCGGACGCCGCCCGGAACCCCCGACTATCGTGGCACGCGCTCGACGACGAGTAG
- the gcvPA gene encoding aminomethyl-transferring glycine dehydrogenase subunit GcvPA — translation MEGGSVSSDEHPHGGRGSPFAPHTAAETTAMLDAVGVESEDHLFDIPETIEFDGSFDIEPRSERAIREEIATMLDRNHELVEFLGRGHYDHYVPSAVDHLADRSEFLTSYTQYQPEVAQGFLQALFEYQSMLVELTGLEVANCSMYDAATALGEAATLAVRVRATSGDRVLVPEHLHDGRRAVLDSYLAGTDAGVDSYPMDDGIVDRDALAETVDEDCVMIYAENPTVRGTIEERLGEIGELADDHDALFCLGSDPVALSLLEEPASVGADVVVGDAALGLGAADGMGLGLFATREAFLRQVPGRLVGTGEDSEGRRAYTLTLQTREQHIRRERATSNICTNQAWVALRAAMHVAWLGPDGLVDLAKESVTRASEVADRLDTIDGVTAPVHDRHHFREVVARTDREASALKDALETEGYAIHAIDDHLVQVCVTETNADCVDDLVAAVEAVA, via the coding sequence CTGGAGGGCGGTTCCGTGAGTAGCGACGAACACCCGCACGGCGGCCGCGGTAGCCCGTTCGCGCCGCATACGGCGGCCGAAACCACGGCGATGTTGGACGCGGTCGGCGTCGAGAGCGAGGACCACCTGTTCGACATCCCCGAGACGATCGAGTTCGACGGGAGCTTCGACATCGAACCCCGAAGCGAGCGTGCGATCCGCGAGGAGATCGCGACGATGCTCGATCGGAACCACGAGCTCGTGGAGTTCCTCGGTCGGGGCCACTACGACCACTACGTCCCCTCGGCGGTCGATCACCTCGCCGATCGCTCGGAGTTCCTGACCTCGTACACCCAGTACCAGCCCGAGGTCGCCCAGGGGTTCCTCCAGGCGTTGTTCGAGTACCAGTCGATGCTGGTCGAACTCACCGGCCTGGAGGTGGCGAACTGCTCGATGTACGACGCCGCGACCGCGCTCGGTGAGGCCGCGACGCTCGCGGTCCGGGTGCGCGCGACGAGCGGCGACCGCGTGCTGGTCCCCGAACACCTCCACGACGGCCGGCGTGCGGTGCTCGACAGCTACCTCGCTGGCACCGACGCCGGCGTCGACTCCTATCCGATGGACGACGGGATCGTCGACCGCGACGCGCTCGCCGAAACGGTCGACGAGGACTGCGTCATGATCTACGCCGAGAACCCCACTGTTCGCGGCACTATCGAAGAGCGTCTCGGGGAGATCGGCGAGCTTGCCGACGATCACGACGCACTGTTCTGTCTCGGCTCCGATCCAGTGGCGCTCTCGCTGCTCGAAGAACCAGCGAGCGTCGGTGCGGACGTCGTGGTCGGCGACGCCGCGCTCGGACTCGGTGCGGCCGACGGGATGGGACTCGGACTGTTCGCCACTCGTGAGGCGTTCCTCCGCCAGGTTCCCGGACGGCTGGTGGGGACGGGCGAGGACAGCGAGGGACGGCGGGCGTACACCCTCACGCTCCAGACCCGCGAACAACACATCCGGCGCGAGCGCGCGACCTCGAACATCTGCACCAACCAGGCGTGGGTCGCGCTCCGGGCCGCGATGCACGTCGCGTGGCTCGGTCCCGATGGCCTCGTCGATCTCGCGAAGGAGAGCGTCACGCGGGCGAGCGAGGTCGCCGATCGGCTCGACACGATCGACGGCGTCACGGCCCCGGTCCACGACCGCCACCACTTCCGGGAAGTCGTCGCCCGGACCGATCGCGAGGCGTCGGCCCTGAAGGACGCTCTCGAAACCGAGGGATACGCGATCCACGCGATCGACGACCACCTCGTGCAGGTCTGTGTCACCGAGACGAACGCCGACTGCGTCGACGATCTCGTGGCGGCCGTGGAGGCCGTCGCATGA
- the gcvH gene encoding glycine cleavage system protein GcvH, with amino-acid sequence MSFEIPDELRFLESHEWTRAEDGTARVGISDFAQDELGDIVFVEFPEEGDEIVHDEEFGVVESIKAVSDLYSPVSGTVTATNDALLDAPELVNDDPYGEGWMLEVDLDDPDELDDLLDADAYRDQIE; translated from the coding sequence ATGAGCTTCGAGATCCCCGACGAGTTGCGGTTCCTCGAGAGTCACGAGTGGACCCGTGCGGAAGACGGCACGGCCCGCGTGGGAATTTCCGACTTCGCTCAGGACGAGCTCGGCGACATCGTCTTCGTGGAGTTCCCCGAGGAGGGCGACGAGATCGTCCACGACGAGGAGTTCGGCGTGGTCGAATCCATCAAGGCTGTCTCCGATCTCTACTCGCCGGTTTCTGGCACCGTGACGGCGACCAACGACGCGCTGCTCGACGCGCCCGAGCTCGTCAACGACGACCCCTACGGCGAGGGGTGGATGCTCGAAGTCGATCTCGACGATCCCGACGAACTCGACGATCTCCTCGACGCCGACGCGTACCGCGACCAGATCGAGTGA
- the gcvT gene encoding glycine cleavage system aminomethyltransferase GcvT produces MELRKPPLATIHDAHGAKTTEFGGWEMPVEFDSIRTEHESVRESVGKFDVSHMGEIEVSGPDAAELLGRLTTNDVSALAHGSAQYAMITDTEGTILDDTVIYRLPETHDADFLFVPNAGHDEEMAERWATHRDEWGLDATVENRTEAYAMFAIQGSDAVGLVASAADDAGEPLADLGRFAATDATVADSDCLAARTGYTGEDGLELIVPWGEAEAVWDAFDCQPCGLGARDTLRIEAGFLLSGQDFHHEENPRNPFEADVGFAVDLDTEFVGRDALAHVAEAGPDERFVGFELETRGVPRHGYEITDSKGTTIGTVTSGTMSPTLSTPLGMGYVPTEYAEPGTTIAVRVRGEPKEARTRALPFLER; encoded by the coding sequence ATGGAACTTCGCAAACCGCCGCTGGCCACGATCCACGACGCTCACGGCGCGAAGACTACCGAGTTCGGCGGCTGGGAAATGCCCGTCGAGTTCGATTCGATTCGAACGGAGCACGAGAGCGTCCGCGAGTCAGTCGGCAAGTTCGACGTCTCGCACATGGGAGAGATCGAAGTCTCGGGCCCGGACGCCGCTGAACTCCTCGGACGTCTCACCACCAACGACGTGAGCGCGCTCGCACATGGAAGTGCGCAGTACGCGATGATCACCGACACCGAGGGCACGATCCTCGACGACACGGTGATCTACCGACTCCCCGAGACCCACGACGCCGACTTCCTGTTCGTCCCGAACGCGGGCCACGACGAGGAGATGGCCGAGCGGTGGGCGACCCACCGCGACGAGTGGGGGCTCGATGCGACGGTCGAAAACCGCACCGAAGCGTACGCGATGTTCGCGATCCAGGGCTCCGACGCGGTCGGCCTCGTCGCAAGCGCGGCCGACGACGCGGGCGAACCGCTCGCCGATCTGGGGCGGTTTGCGGCGACCGACGCCACCGTCGCCGATTCGGACTGCCTGGCGGCGCGAACAGGATATACCGGCGAGGACGGCCTCGAACTGATCGTCCCGTGGGGCGAGGCCGAAGCAGTCTGGGACGCCTTCGACTGTCAACCATGTGGGCTCGGCGCACGCGACACCCTCCGAATCGAGGCGGGCTTCCTGCTTTCGGGCCAGGACTTCCACCACGAGGAGAACCCTCGGAACCCCTTCGAGGCCGACGTCGGCTTCGCGGTCGATCTCGACACCGAGTTCGTCGGCCGCGACGCGCTCGCCCACGTCGCGGAGGCGGGCCCCGACGAGCGCTTCGTCGGGTTCGAACTCGAAACCCGTGGCGTGCCCCGCCACGGCTACGAGATCACCGATTCCAAGGGGACGACCATCGGCACGGTCACGAGCGGAACGATGAGTCCCACCCTCTCGACCCCGCTCGGGATGGGCTACGTTCCAACCGAGTACGCGGAGCCGGGAACCACGATCGCGGTCAGGGTGCGGGGGGAGCCGAAAGAGGCACGTACCCGGGCGCTCCCATTCCTCGAACGATGA
- a CDS encoding PQQ-dependent sugar dehydrogenase: MNHTTAAGKGDDAERNRSAVSRRRLLRTTVAGAVGAVVGLAGGGGPIASGSAVAQDGGPVPEGPTVGLDTVAEGFEQPVDFATPSGDDRRFVVDRPGQVYVVDADGRREESFVDVSDRMTPVEGEQGLLGLAFHPEFGSNGRFFLRYSAPSTDETPDSYSHTAVLAEFRANDDRTVGRPDTERRLLEVPQPQSNHNAGALGFGPDGYLYVPFGDGGRANDVGTGHAEDWYDENEGGNGQDVTENLLGSVLRIDVDSEGEDRPYDIPDDNPLVGEAGLDEQFAWGFRNPWRMGFSNGELYVGDVGQNRYEEVDRVVKGGNYGWNVKEGTHCFSTGDEADECPDSTPSDVRDGEPLRDPVIEYPHSRDGESIGISVIGGYVYDGTIDALGGRFVFGDYSQDGSPQGSLFAATPAEEGLWQFEKLTIAGAEDGELGGYLLDVGRDDDGELYALTAGGDLGGAVHRIVPSRGSPESTGAANDSTSTNGTTGTDGATVGNRTTGAATKTVDEGRTTLTETAGAGAGTEIESRAGEGTSAGEGAGFGVVAAFAGLAIVVVRRLAGE, encoded by the coding sequence GTGAACCACACGACAGCAGCGGGGAAGGGCGACGACGCCGAGAGAAACCGTTCGGCGGTGTCCCGTCGCCGACTGCTCCGAACGACCGTGGCCGGTGCAGTCGGTGCAGTCGTCGGTCTGGCTGGCGGTGGTGGGCCCATCGCGAGCGGGAGCGCGGTCGCACAGGACGGTGGCCCCGTTCCGGAGGGGCCGACCGTCGGGCTCGACACCGTCGCCGAGGGGTTCGAGCAGCCGGTCGACTTCGCGACCCCCTCGGGCGACGACCGTCGGTTCGTGGTCGATCGGCCCGGCCAAGTGTACGTCGTCGACGCGGACGGCCGGCGCGAGGAGTCGTTCGTCGACGTGAGCGATCGGATGACGCCCGTCGAGGGCGAACAGGGCCTGCTCGGGCTTGCCTTCCATCCCGAGTTCGGATCGAACGGCCGGTTCTTCCTGCGCTACAGCGCGCCGTCGACCGACGAGACGCCCGACAGCTACTCCCATACGGCGGTGCTCGCCGAGTTCCGCGCGAACGACGACCGAACTGTCGGGCGACCCGACACCGAGCGCCGACTCCTCGAAGTCCCCCAGCCCCAGAGCAACCACAACGCGGGCGCGCTCGGGTTCGGTCCGGACGGCTACCTCTACGTCCCGTTCGGCGACGGCGGCCGGGCCAACGATGTCGGGACCGGCCACGCCGAAGACTGGTATGACGAAAACGAGGGCGGCAACGGTCAGGACGTGACCGAAAACCTGCTCGGGAGCGTCCTCCGGATCGACGTCGACAGCGAAGGGGAGGACAGACCCTACGACATTCCGGACGACAACCCGCTGGTGGGCGAAGCCGGCCTCGACGAGCAGTTCGCGTGGGGGTTTCGCAACCCGTGGCGGATGGGCTTCTCGAACGGTGAGCTCTACGTCGGCGACGTCGGCCAGAACCGCTACGAGGAGGTCGATCGGGTCGTGAAGGGCGGCAACTACGGCTGGAACGTGAAGGAGGGCACGCACTGTTTCAGTACGGGCGACGAGGCCGACGAGTGTCCCGATTCGACGCCCTCGGACGTCCGCGACGGCGAACCGCTCCGCGATCCCGTGATCGAGTACCCCCACTCCCGCGACGGCGAATCCATCGGCATCTCGGTCATCGGGGGGTACGTCTACGACGGCACGATCGACGCGCTCGGCGGCAGGTTCGTCTTCGGCGACTACAGCCAGGACGGCAGTCCCCAGGGATCGCTGTTCGCGGCGACGCCCGCCGAGGAGGGGCTGTGGCAGTTCGAGAAGCTCACGATCGCGGGGGCCGAGGACGGCGAACTCGGGGGATACTTGCTCGACGTCGGTCGGGACGACGACGGCGAACTCTACGCGCTGACGGCCGGCGGCGATCTCGGCGGTGCGGTCCATCGGATCGTCCCGTCGCGCGGATCGCCGGAATCGACGGGAGCCGCAAACGACTCCACGAGCACGAACGGGACCACCGGCACCGACGGAGCCACGGTCGGGAACCGAACGACGGGGGCGGCGACGAAAACCGTCGACGAAGGGCGGACGACCCTGACCGAAACGGCTGGGGCCGGAGCGGGGACCGAAATCGAATCGCGCGCCGGCGAAGGGACGAGCGCCGGCGAAGGGGCTGGCTTCGGCGTGGTCGCGGCGTTCGCGGGCCTCGCGATCGTCGTGGTACGTCGACTCGCCGGCGAGTAG
- a CDS encoding PQQ-dependent sugar dehydrogenase, whose amino-acid sequence MTGDPRTREEFQTSRRRFLGATAAGALAGVGGVGSAAAQSPEIIRLGGEIAGWQGRAPESIAGETNPTLSLEAGTTYRVVWENIDGMGHNFALLDSEGSVLERTAVMSEESETQALEFTASEEVTEYVCEPHSGTMRGAISFGDGSGIETETTTETSDTEESPVPQGPTVGLDTVADGFQVPTDFASAPGDGRRFVVDLPGQVYTVASGGGRGEPFLDIADRLAERTGERGLLGIAFHPAFDENRRFFLRYSAPLAEDAPDGFSHTELLSEFRATEDASGVVDGSERPLLAVDEPTKYHNGGALAFGPEGYLYASYGDGGGSRDTGLGHAADWYEENTGGNGQDVGENLLGSILRIDVDREGEEKPYGIPEDNPLVGEAGLDEQFAWGFRNPWRMGFSDGELYVADVGQSRFEEVDRVVKGGNYGWNVKEGTHCYSTANPSEIPAECPDSTPQAVRDGEPLRDPVIEYPHSRDGEPIGLSVIGGYVHEGSVDALDGTYVFGDYSQDGSPQGSLFAATPAEEGLWQFEKLTIAGAEDGELGGYLIDIGRDDAGELYALTSAGDLGGAVHRLVSGELDQATATGTTQTRTETSAMTDPGTTETAATKTDGATGTEGTTARATATGTVEATTMGRATAEPTAAGPKTTTAAATETRGTETTTTSGGEPTSVSATGTGANETSDAEGPGFGVLAALAGLAGVAARRLVGR is encoded by the coding sequence ATGACAGGTGATCCACGCACACGAGAAGAGTTCCAGACGTCCCGCCGCCGGTTCCTCGGGGCGACCGCGGCCGGCGCGCTCGCTGGCGTCGGCGGCGTCGGCAGCGCTGCGGCCCAGTCGCCTGAGATCATCCGACTCGGCGGCGAGATCGCCGGCTGGCAGGGGCGTGCGCCCGAGTCGATCGCCGGCGAGACGAACCCTACCCTGAGCCTCGAAGCCGGCACCACCTACCGCGTCGTCTGGGAGAACATCGACGGGATGGGCCACAACTTCGCGCTGCTCGATTCCGAGGGGAGCGTCCTCGAACGCACCGCGGTGATGAGCGAGGAGAGCGAGACCCAGGCCCTCGAATTCACCGCGAGCGAGGAGGTGACCGAGTACGTCTGCGAGCCCCACAGCGGCACGATGCGCGGAGCGATCTCCTTCGGCGACGGATCGGGGATCGAAACCGAGACTACGACCGAGACGTCCGATACCGAGGAGAGTCCCGTGCCGCAGGGGCCGACCGTCGGGCTCGACACCGTCGCCGACGGGTTCCAGGTGCCGACCGACTTCGCGAGCGCGCCAGGCGACGGCCGTCGGTTCGTGGTCGACCTGCCCGGCCAGGTGTACACCGTCGCATCGGGCGGCGGGCGCGGGGAGCCGTTCCTCGATATCGCCGATCGCCTCGCCGAGCGCACCGGCGAGCGCGGGCTGCTCGGGATCGCCTTCCACCCCGCGTTCGACGAGAACCGGCGCTTCTTCCTGCGCTACAGCGCCCCGCTGGCCGAGGACGCCCCCGATGGGTTCTCACACACCGAACTCCTCTCGGAGTTCCGCGCGACCGAGGACGCGAGCGGCGTGGTCGACGGCTCCGAGCGACCCTTGCTGGCGGTCGACGAACCCACGAAGTATCACAACGGCGGCGCGCTCGCGTTCGGGCCCGAGGGCTATCTCTACGCCTCGTACGGCGACGGCGGCGGGTCACGGGACACCGGCCTCGGTCACGCCGCGGACTGGTACGAGGAGAACACGGGCGGCAACGGGCAGGACGTCGGCGAGAACCTCCTCGGCTCGATCCTCAGAATCGACGTCGATCGCGAAGGAGAGGAGAAACCCTACGGGATCCCCGAGGACAACCCGCTGGTGGGCGAAGCCGGCCTCGACGAGCAGTTCGCGTGGGGGTTTCGCAACCCGTGGCGGATGGGGTTCTCCGATGGCGAACTCTACGTCGCCGACGTCGGCCAGAGCCGGTTCGAGGAGGTCGACCGGGTCGTGAAGGGCGGCAACTACGGCTGGAACGTGAAGGAGGGCACGCACTGCTACAGCACCGCGAACCCGAGCGAGATCCCCGCCGAGTGTCCCGATTCGACACCGCAGGCGGTCCGCGACGGCGAACCGCTCCGCGATCCCGTGATCGAGTACCCCCACTCCCGTGACGGCGAGCCGATCGGACTCTCCGTCATCGGGGGGTACGTTCACGAGGGATCGGTCGACGCACTCGACGGCACGTACGTCTTCGGCGACTACAGCCAGGACGGCAGTCCCCAGGGATCGCTGTTCGCGGCGACGCCCGCCGAGGAGGGGCTGTGGCAGTTCGAGAAGCTCACGATCGCGGGGGCCGAGGACGGCGAGCTCGGCGGGTACCTGATCGACATCGGTCGGGACGACGCCGGCGAACTCTACGCGCTGACCTCCGCCGGCGACCTCGGTGGGGCGGTCCACAGGCTCGTTTCCGGGGAGCTGGACCAGGCGACGGCCACGGGGACGACCCAGACGCGAACCGAGACGTCTGCAATGACCGATCCGGGAACCACCGAGACGGCAGCGACGAAGACCGACGGGGCGACCGGCACAGAGGGGACGACGGCGCGTGCGACCGCAACCGGGACAGTCGAAGCGACGACTATGGGGCGGGCGACGGCCGAACCGACCGCCGCAGGACCGAAAACGACCACGGCGGCCGCTACCGAAACCAGGGGGACGGAAACGACCACGACGTCAGGAGGCGAACCGACATCGGTGAGCGCGACCGGAACGGGCGCGAACGAAACGAGCGACGCCGAGGGGCCCGGGTTCGGCGTCCTCGCAGCCCTCGCCGGCCTCGCGGGCGTCGCCGCACGCCGCCTCGTCGGGCGGTAG
- a CDS encoding type IV pilin, whose translation MADDGDRLLNVIGAALVVALVVVIVVGVVIAVNVPANRVDPPDAEWSFHQANETHVRITHDAGEAVDGAALVVTVDGYSRHPPWSREVRAGEAVAVEASRSQVVRLYWDGGRSDRVQLASRYGTGTRTSTE comes from the coding sequence ATGGCTGACGACGGCGATCGGCTGCTGAACGTCATCGGGGCAGCGCTCGTCGTCGCACTCGTGGTGGTGATCGTCGTCGGCGTCGTCATCGCGGTGAACGTCCCGGCGAACCGGGTCGATCCCCCGGACGCCGAGTGGTCGTTCCACCAAGCAAACGAGACGCACGTCCGGATCACGCACGACGCCGGGGAGGCCGTCGACGGGGCAGCGCTCGTCGTGACCGTCGACGGGTACAGCCGTCACCCCCCGTGGAGTCGTGAGGTCCGCGCGGGCGAGGCCGTCGCGGTCGAGGCCTCCCGCAGCCAGGTGGTGCGGCTCTACTGGGACGGCGGGCGCAGCGATCGGGTCCAGCTGGCGAGTCGGTACGGCACGGGAACGCGGACATCGACGGAGTGA
- a CDS encoding adenosylhomocysteinase, with the protein MTDAAPITGRIDDPETARESGRQKIDWAREHMPIMRALREEFEADQPLAGERIGMAMHVEATTAVLTETLAAAGAEIAITGCNPLSTHDDVSRALDAHDAITSYAERGVDDEAYYAAIEAVIGHEPTITVDDGMDMVAAIHDDYPELIDSILGGCEETTTGVHRLRAMDDDGALRYPVFAVNDTPMKRLFDNVHGTGESALATIAMTTNLSFAGKTVVVAGYGYCGQGVAKKAAGQNARVVVCEVDPRRALEAHMEGYEVLPMAEAAAEGDVFVTTTGNRDVITAEHFERMGDGALLANAGHFDVEIDLDGLSDLAASTREVRPGVQEYELDDGTRLNVLAEGRLVNLAAPVALGHPVEVMDQSFGVQAVCVRELSRQEYEPGVHDVPDDLDREVAEIKLDAEGLAIDDLSDEQTEYMGSWDHGT; encoded by the coding sequence ATGACCGACGCCGCGCCGATCACCGGACGTATCGACGATCCCGAAACTGCCCGCGAGTCGGGCCGCCAGAAGATCGACTGGGCGCGCGAGCATATGCCGATCATGCGTGCGCTCCGTGAGGAGTTCGAGGCCGACCAGCCCCTCGCGGGCGAACGGATCGGGATGGCGATGCACGTCGAGGCCACGACCGCCGTGCTGACCGAGACGCTCGCCGCCGCCGGCGCGGAGATCGCCATTACCGGCTGCAACCCGCTCTCGACCCACGACGACGTGAGTAGGGCGCTCGACGCCCACGACGCGATCACCTCCTACGCCGAGCGTGGCGTCGACGACGAGGCGTACTACGCTGCGATCGAGGCCGTGATCGGCCACGAGCCCACTATCACTGTGGACGACGGGATGGACATGGTCGCTGCGATCCACGACGACTACCCCGAACTGATCGACTCGATCCTCGGGGGTTGCGAGGAGACGACGACGGGCGTCCACCGACTGCGCGCGATGGACGACGACGGCGCGCTCCGCTATCCGGTGTTCGCGGTGAACGACACGCCGATGAAGCGGCTGTTCGACAACGTCCACGGCACCGGCGAGTCCGCGCTCGCCACGATCGCGATGACGACGAATCTCTCCTTTGCGGGGAAGACCGTCGTGGTCGCGGGCTACGGCTATTGTGGACAGGGCGTCGCGAAGAAGGCAGCCGGCCAGAACGCCCGGGTCGTCGTTTGCGAGGTCGATCCGCGGCGCGCCCTGGAGGCCCACATGGAGGGGTACGAGGTCCTCCCGATGGCCGAGGCCGCCGCCGAGGGCGACGTGTTCGTCACCACGACCGGCAACCGCGACGTCATCACCGCCGAGCACTTCGAGCGGATGGGCGACGGCGCGCTGCTCGCGAACGCGGGCCACTTCGACGTCGAGATCGACCTCGACGGCCTCTCGGATCTCGCGGCGAGCACCCGCGAGGTGCGGCCTGGGGTGCAGGAGTACGAACTCGACGACGGCACCCGGCTGAACGTGCTCGCCGAGGGTCGACTCGTGAATCTCGCTGCGCCGGTCGCGCTCGGCCACCCGGTCGAGGTGATGGATCAGAGCTTTGGCGTGCAGGCAGTCTGTGTCCGCGAGCTCAGCAGGCAGGAGTACGAGCCGGGCGTTCACGACGTGCCCGACGACCTCGATCGCGAGGTCGCCGAGATCAAACTCGACGCCGAGGGGCTCGCGATCGACGATCTCTCCGACGAACAGACGGAGTACATGGGCAGTTGGGATCACGGAACGTGA
- the hjc gene encoding Holliday junction resolvase Hjc encodes MSNAKGDRRERELVNELDEAGFAVMRAPASGSATDRELPDVLAGDDGDFYAIEAKSSAGDPIYLTGEEVEALVYFARNFGAKPRIGVRFDREAWYFFHPGDLHVTDGGNYRVKKETALGEGTDLDELTGQSARTQLDQYDA; translated from the coding sequence GTGAGCAACGCCAAGGGCGACCGTCGGGAGCGCGAACTCGTCAACGAACTCGACGAGGCGGGGTTCGCGGTGATGCGCGCGCCGGCGAGCGGCAGCGCGACCGACCGCGAACTCCCCGACGTGCTCGCCGGTGACGACGGCGATTTCTACGCGATCGAGGCGAAATCCTCCGCCGGCGACCCGATCTATCTCACCGGCGAGGAGGTCGAGGCGCTGGTCTACTTCGCGCGGAACTTCGGCGCGAAACCCCGTATTGGAGTGCGGTTCGACCGCGAGGCGTGGTATTTCTTTCACCCCGGCGATCTCCACGTCACCGACGGCGGCAACTACCGCGTCAAGAAGGAGACCGCGCTCGGGGAGGGCACCGACCTCGACGAACTCACCGGTCAGTCGGCGCGCACGCAGTTGGACCAGTACGACGCCTGA